One part of the Anopheles coustani chromosome 2, idAnoCousDA_361_x.2, whole genome shotgun sequence genome encodes these proteins:
- the LOC131262709 gene encoding GILT-like protein C02D5.2, translating into MFQKRQLRLIYLVILIIVLVLIYKSFTMPKADEDGEQASGDTMLQPSGAPVQVFVFYETLCPDSKNFVLRQLVPAFERAQELMKIEFIPYGKATTRTKADGSLLFDCQHGPIECEGNIIHACVVEAVHDPHKQLAMVACMIRDNLIPRDAFIGCAKQHGVEIESIQKCYDSPHGEELLKIHGEATHALRPAVSFIPTVTLDGAQNDQKAILKDLFGSVCQVVAGRGPKPDVCK; encoded by the exons atgttccaaaagCGCCAACTACGATTAATCTACCTGGTGATTTTGATCATCGTGCTggtgctgatctacaaaagcTTCACCATGCCGAAGGCAGATGAGGACGGAGAGCAGGCATCCGGGGACACTATGCTACAGCCTTCCGGGGCGCCAGTGCAGGTGTTTGTGTTCTACGAAACGCTGTGTCCCGATTCGAAAAATTTTGTCCTCCGCCAGCTAGTGCCAGCCTTCGAGCGTGCGCAGGAATTGATGAAAATCGAGTTTATTCCGTACGGAAAGGCTACC ACTCGAACAAAGGCGGACGGTTCGCTGCTGTTCGATTGCCAGCATGGTCCGATCGAGTGCGAGGGTAACATCATACATGCGTGCGTTGTCGAAGCGGTCCACGATCCGCATAAACAGCTCGCCATGGTGGCCTGCATGATACGGGACAACCTTATTCCGCGGGATGCGTTCATCGGTTGCGCGAAGCAGCATGGCGTAGAGATCGAATCGATCCAGAAGTGCTACGACAGCCCGCACGGTGAGGAGCTGCTGAAAATACATGGCGAGGCAACGCACGCCCTCCGACCGGCCGTATCGTTCATTCCGACCGTCACGCTCGACGGTGCCCAGAACGACCAGAAAGCGATCCTGAAGGATCTGTTCGGTAGCGTGTGCCAGGTGGTGGCCGGTCGCGGACCGAAGCCGGATGTGTGCAAATGA
- the LOC131262708 gene encoding ruvB-like helicase 2 — protein sequence MTDLDKIEIRDVTRIERIGAHSHIRGLGLDDVLEARAVSQGMVGQKEARRAAGIVVQMVREGKIAGRCILLAGEPSTGKTAIAVGMAQALGNETPFTSMSGSEIYSLEMNKTEALSQALRKSIGLRIKEETEIIEGEVVEIQIDRPATGTGQKVGKVTMKTTDMETNYDLGNKIIECFIKEKIQAGDIITIDKASGKVSKLGRSFTRARDYDATGSQTRFVQCPEGELQKRKEVVHTVSLHEIDVINSRTHGFLALFSGDTGEIKQEVRDQINSKVIEWREEGKAEINPGVLFIDECHMLDIECFSFLNRALESDMAPVVVMATNRGITKIRGTQYRSPHGIPIDLLDRMIIIRTVPYTEKEIKEILKIRCEEEDCQINSDALMVLGRIATETSLRYAIQSITTASLVSKRRKAAEITVDDIRKVYSLFLDEKRSSKILKEYQDEYLFYDDSLPKSGSDGQQTQAMEVEGN from the coding sequence ATGACGGACTTGGATAAGATAGAGATCCGCGATGTGACCCGCATCGAACGCATTGGAGCGCATTCGCACATTCGTGGACTTGGGCTGGACGATGTGCTCGAGGCGCGTGCCGTTTCCCAGGGTATGGTCGGTCAGAAAGAGGCCCGCCGAGCTGCCGGCATAGTGGTGCAGATGGTGCGCGAGGGTAAAATTGCCGGTAGGTGCATACTGCTGGCAGGTGAACCGAGTACGGGTAAAACGGCCATCGCCGTCGGTATGGCGCAGGCACTGGGAAACGAAACACCCTTTACTAGTATGTCCGGCTCGGAGATTTACTCGTTGGAGATGAACAAAACCGAAGCACTGTCGCAGGCACTGCGGAAGAGTATCGGTCTAAGGATCAAGGAGGAAACAGAAATTATCGAGGGTGAGGTAGTGGAAATCCAGATTGACCGACCAGCCACCGGAACCGGGCAGAAGGTGGGCAAGGTGACGATGAAAACGACCGACATGGAGACCAACTACGATCTGGGCAACAAGATTATCGAATGTTTCATCAAGGAAAAGATTCAGGCGGGCGATATTATAACCATCGATAAAGCGTCCGGCAAGGTGTCGAAGCTGGGAAGAAGCTTCACGCGTGCCCGTGACTACGATGCCACCGGGTCCCAGACTCGTTTCGTGCAGTGTCCGGAAGGTGAGTTGCAGAAGCGCAAGGAAGTCGTTCACACGGTTTCGCTGCACGAGATCGATGTTATCAATAGCCGGACACACGGCTTTCTGGCGCTATTCTCCGGCGATACGGGTGAAATCAAGCAGGAGGTACGCGACCAGATCAACAGCAAGGTAATCGAGTGGCGCGAAGAAGGTAAGGCCGAAATCAATCCGGGCGTATTGTTCATCGATGAGTGTCACATGCTCGACATCGAATGCTTCTCGTTCCTCAACCGAGCACTGGAGAGTGACATGGcaccggtggtggtgatggccaCCAATCGCGGTATTACAAAGATTCGGGGCACCCAGTACCGTAGCCCGCACGGCATTCCGATCGATCTGCTCGACCGTATGATTATCATTCGGACCGTGCCGTACACGGAGAAGGAGATTAAAGAAATTCTCAAGATTCGCTGCGAGGAGGAAGATTGTCAGATCAATAGCGACGCACTGATGGTGCTTGGACGCATTGCGACGGAGACGAGCCTGCGTTACGCGATCCAGTCCATCACCACGGCCAGTCTGGTGAGCAAGCGGCGGAAGGCGGCTGAAATAACCGTGGACGACATTCGCAAGGTTTACTCGCTGTTCCTGGACGAAAAGCGGTCGAGCAAGATTTTGAAAGAATACCAGGACGAGTATCTGTTCTACGACGACAGCCTACCAAAGTCGGGTTCGGATGGCCAGCAAACGCAGGCGATGGAGGTTGAGGGCAACTAG
- the LOC131267263 gene encoding ubiquitin carboxyl-terminal hydrolase 45-like encodes MGKRHREYRDDGGSSTESNDDAQTTSKLNGGEVCNHITKAQIDLATVRKSIKTSGFDKFCTRCTQEPRVHLPETTSIGANFDLWLCLKCGSQLCGRDKNEHAIQHFTQFEEHSLALNTTTFDVWCYSCSVKVDPNVKSKLLEIVRFAKGEVVKQQNSNGAQSVDEKLQLSTESVRKMVIDVLQSTPVVGNTSTDVPNPTKHASSSSNQKQDNRGSSIDGVLTISSPSTKDTQGSSIAIPAKSFSIDSLPRVRGLSNLGNTCFFNAVLQCLARTPYLLTILKQSVVEGGKVHIPGGVLKLEDGEIELPSIDGELGAWRSLTGALADILAQLSDSATGVISPKRLLSELTTKWPQFAGGQQHDSHELLRQLLESVRTEDEKRYTALIMSTLKPGRRNSDDARDETLKAKVRFYGDQISQGGLRPEQIFRGSLVSTLTCQDCHHTSSRHEYFLDISLPVCVDKPQPPASTGAGARTKSLTKKERLRDKKAKRIAKHQKNRKNVSSDAACGDGPEVFGEGNGDGPQMVPLTDDLPADDGGDDDQSSDDSNEPSDADVEDNDVTDDPLSKGGDDVDQVLVVDQNANPSPEKMDEAPENQNKESENGGAKGTRMVRQRTYSHADWSNTIAPRYQCEDGEYSVQSCFNNFTTLELMTGNNKVCCDACTEQINGKDGKSVNTNATKQFLISVPPAVLILHLKRFQVGPRGLFKKITKAVTFPFVLDIAPFCGSKVKRAAHVRPGQKKILYALYGLVEHSGSMHGGHYVAYVKVRPPIDSHDVRWKFIPQGTKDELDRKSEQEMAKEQARRMMGVQLRDGSGSINGTAESPEKATEDNEPQQEEGAVGYGTEKPQESIPDVEPPPGKWYYVSDSFVREVTEENVLNVQAYLLFYERIF; translated from the coding sequence ATGGGCAAACGGCATCGTGAATACCGGGACGACGGGGGTTCCTCTACCGAGTCGAACGACGACGCGCAGACCACGTCGAAGCTGAACGGTGGGGAAGTGTGCAACCACATCACCAAAGCGCAGATCGACCTGGCCACCGTGCGGAAGAGTATAAAAACGAGCGGTTTCGATAAGTTCTGCACCAGGTGCACGCAGGAACCGAGGGTGCATCTTCCGGAGACCACCAGCATAGGAGCGAACTTCGATCTGTGGCTGTGCCTAAAGTGCGGTTCCCAGTTATGTGGACGGGACAAAAATGAGCATGCCATCCAGCACTTTACCCAGTTCGAAGAGCACTCGCTTGCTCTGAACACAACCACGTTCGATGTGTGGTGTTACAGCTGCAGCGTCAAGGTAGATCCGAATGTTAAGTCGAAGTTGCTCGAAATTGTGAGATTTGCCAAGGGAGAAGTGGTCaagcaacaaaattcgaaCGGGGCGCAGAGTGTGGATGAAAAGCTGCAGCTATCGACCGAATCGGTGCGCAAAATGGTAATCGATGTGCTTCAGTCGACGCCGGTTGTTGGCAATACCTCGACGGATGTGCCCAACCCAACGAAACATGCtagtagcagcagcaatcAAAAGCAGGACAATCGAGGCAGTTCCATCGATGGCGTACTCACCATTTCATCACCGTCGACTAAGGATACGCAAGGCTCTTCGATTGCGATTCCTGCCAAATCGTTCTCGATCGATTCGTTGCCTCGGGTGCGTGGCCTGTCGAATCTGGGAAATACTTGCTTTTTCAACGCCGTACTGCAGTGTCTGGCCCGCACCCCATACCTGCTAACCATCCTGAAGCAATCCGTGGTCGAAGGAGGAAAAGTTCACATCCCCGGTGGTGTACTGAAGCTCGAGGATGGAGAAATCGAGCTGCCATCGATCGACGGGGAGCTGGGAGCTTGGCGTAGCCTTACGGGGGCACTTGCCGACATACTGGCCCAGCTGTCGGATAGTGCGACGGGTGTCATTTCACCGAAGCGCCTGCTGTCTGAGTTGACCACCAAATGGCCCCAGTTTGCGGGAGGCCAACAGCACGACTCCCACGAGCTGCTACGCCAACTGCTCGAAAGCGTGCGCACCGAGGACGAGAAGCGCTATACGGCACTTATCATGAGCACGCTAAAACCGGGTCGGCGGAACAGCGACGATGCCCGGGACGAAACTCTGAAGGCTAAGGTACGCTTTTACGGTGACCAGATCTCCCAGGGCGGCTTGCGTCCGGAGCAAATATTTCGTGGTTCGCTCGTGTCGACGCTTACCTGCCAGGATTGTCACCATACGTCGTCGAGACACGAATACTTCCTCGACATCTCGCTGCCGGTGTGCGTGGATAAACCGCAGCCACCGGCGTCGACCGGGGCGGGCGCGCGAACGAAATCGCTTACCAAAAAGGAACGTTTGCGTGATAAAAAAGCGAAACGCATCGCTAAGCATCAGAAGAATCGCAAAAATGTCtcatcggatgctgcatgtggGGACGGTCCGGAAGTGTTCGGCGAAGGGAATGGCGATGGGCCACAAATGGTCCCGCTCACCGACGATCTTCCGGCGGATGATGGAGGAGATGATGACCAATCGTCGGATGACTCGAACGAACCTTCGGACGCCGACGTTGAGGATAACGATGTGACGGACGATCCACTCTCGAAGGGAGGTGATGATGTTGACCAGGTCTTGGTGGTAGACCAGAACGCTAATCCGTCGCCGGAAAAGATGGACGAAGCGCCGGAAAATCAGAACAAAGAGTCAGAGAACGGAGGCGCCAAGGGAACGCGCATGGTGCGCCAACGCACGTACAGCCACGCGGATTGGAGCAACACCATCGCACCGCGCTACCAATGTGAGGACGGCGAGTACTCGGTGCAGTCGTGCTTTAACAACTTCACCACCCTAGAACTGATGACCGGAAACAACAAGGTATGCTGCGATGCATGCACCGAGCAGATCAACGGCAAAGACGGCAAGTCGGTCAACACGAACGCTACTAAGCAGTTTCTCATCTCGGTGCCGCCGGCGGTGCTCATCCTGCATCTGAAGCGCTTCCAGGTCGGGCCGCGTGGACTCTTCAAGAAGATCACCAAAGCGGTCACGTTCCCGTTCGTGCTGGACATTGCGCCGTTCTGTGGCTCGAAAGTAAAGCGTGCGGCACACGTGCGCCCTGGGCAGAAAAAGATCCTCTACGCACTGTACGGGCTAGTGGAGCACTCCGGGTCCATGCATGGAGGACACTATGTGGCGTACGTGAAAGTACGCCCACCGATCGATAGTCACGATGTACGCTGGAAGTTTATACCTCAGGGTACCAAGGACGAGCTGGATCGCAAATCGGAACAGGAGATGGCTAAAGAACAGGCGCGCCGAATGATGGGGGTGCAGCTGCGCGATGGCTCTGGCTCGATTAACGGAACCGCCGAATCCCCGGAAAAGGCTACCGAAGATAATGAACCGCAGCAAGAGGAGGGCGCAGTTGGCTACGGTACGGAGAAACCGCAGGAATCGATACCGGATGTGGAACCGCCGCCCGGCAAGTGGTACTACGTATCGGACAGTTTCGTTCGCGAAGTGACCGAAGAAAATGTCCTTAACGTTCAGGCGTACCTTCTCTTCTACGAGCGAATATTCTAA